The proteins below are encoded in one region of Lonchura striata isolate bLonStr1 chromosome 1, bLonStr1.mat, whole genome shotgun sequence:
- the SYBU gene encoding syntabulin isoform X1 has product MGPLRESSKQEQRTQLEKEVSRSRIPRLVLRPQQKVSPASESPFSEEESREFNPPSSSAGSGRTVSSNSFCSDDTGCPSSQSVSPVKTPSDAGNSPITFCTGSDGDFARKKLSAGSMSEGNTQLARYKKETKTSLVKPGSEADFSSSSSTGSISAPEVHMSAAGSKRSSFSRNRGPYGRNNGSLSYKSGGSPPASHGKDVSSTLCKNHLSPANIHQSYRASSASSSNSGSYKGSDSSPVMRRSGRYNSCGDNHSIKPQNPEQYLTPLQQKEVAVRHLKTKLKESESKLKERETEIEELKAQLGRMREDWIEEECNRVEAELALKEARSEIKQLKQVIESMRNSLAEKDKKIQKYFTDINIQNKKLESLLQSMEMAQNHSVRDEQCLEYTSDSEGKLLSLCATLPDSPITEDQGLEEVADSDLLLSEDRANGTDSSGESLTTTTSELSDPAPFSAAVNKEMLEIILDGKLTYCQEEEKRNMTVEQAIQTDVVPYSLDVEQLIQNIFRAQDTCPLSPPSSLKELGEFSLGSFSDSGIIVDLTPSDPNSAILLSPMESPCRRVEHRVNENRFMKELDFTETHDDEAFEYVNTGIKRRYWSSSLLGDLLAVAAPVVPTIVWALSTQRGGTDPIYNIGALLRGCCLVALHSLRRTPFNIKT; this is encoded by the exons caggagcagaggacgCAGCTGGAAAAGGAGGTATCCCGCAGCCGCATCCCCCGCTTGGTCCTGCGGCCGCAGCAGAAGGTATCTCCCGCTTCCGAATCGCCCTTTTCGGAAGAGGAAAGCCGGGAATTCAACCCGCCCAGTTCCTCCGCGGGCTCCGGCAGGACTGTCAGCAGCAACAGCTTCTGCTCAG ATGACACTGGCTGTCCTAGTAGCCAGTCAGTATCTCCAGTTAAGACTCCTTCTGATGCTGGAAACAGTCCAATCACTTTTTGCACTGGTAGTGATGGAGACTTTGCCAGGAAGAAACTCAGTGCAGGGTCAATGAGTGAAGGGAATACGCAGCTGGCTCGATACAAGAAGGAGACAAAGACAAGTCTTGTAAAGCCCG GCAGTGAAGCTGATTTTAGCTCTTCAAGCAGCACGGGCAGTATTTCAGCACCTGAAGTCCATATGTCAGCTGCTGGAAGCAAGAGATCTTCTTTTTCTCGCAA TCGTGGTCCTTATGGTCGAAATAATGGATCCTTATCCTACAAGTCTGGAGGCAGTCCACCTGCTTCACACGGAAAGGACGTTTCATCAACACTGTGCAAAAACCATCTGAGTCCTGCTAACATCCATCAGAGTTATAGGGCTTcttcagccagcagcagcaactCAGGCTCATACAAAGGAAGTGACAGCAGTCCAGTGATGAG gcgATCAGGGAGATATAATTCTTGTGGTGACAATCACAGCATTAAGCCACAAAATCCAGAGCAGTATTTGACTCCTCTGCAGCAGAAAGAAGTGGCAGTACGACATTTGAAAACCAAGCTGAAGGAATCTGAAAGCAAACTTAAAGAAAG GGAAACAGAAATAGAAGAGCTTAAAGCTCAGCTGGGACGGATGAGGGAAGACTGGATTGAAGAAGAGTGCAATCGtgtggaggcagagctggcCTTAAAGGAAGCAAGAAGTGAAATTAAACAACTCAAGCAGGTTATTGAAAGCATGAGAAATAGCTTGGctgagaaagacaaaaaaattcagaaatacttCACAGACATAAACATTCAAAACAAGAAACTGGAATCTTTGCTGCAGAGCATGGAGATGGCTCAGAACCACTCTGTGAGGGATGAGCAGTGCCTGGAGTACACGAGTGACTCAGAGGGGAAGCTGCTATCATTGTGTGCCACCCTGCCAGACAGCCCCATCACAGAGGACCAAGGTCTGGAGGAGGTGGCAGACAGTGATCTGCTTCTTAGTGAGGACAGAGCTAACGGGACTGACTCATCTGGAGAGAGTTTGACCACCACAACCTCTGAGTTGAGTGATCCAGCtcccttcagtgctgctgtAAATAAAGAGATGCTTGAAATCATTCTGGATGGAAAACTAACTTATTgccaggaggaagaaaaaagaaatatgacaGTGGAACAGGCCATCCAGACTGATGTGGTGCCATATAGCTTAGATGTGGAGCAGCTTATTCAAAATATCTTCAGAGCTCAAGACACCTGTCCTCTAAGCCCACCTTCTTCACTGAAGGAATTGGGTGAATTTTCTCTTGGAAGCTTCAGTGATTCTGGTATCATAGTGGACTTAACTCCAAGTGATCCCAATTCTGCCATCCTTTTGTCTCCTATGGAGTCTCCATGCAGGAGGGTGGAGCACAGAGTTAATGAAAACCGTTTCATGAAAGAACTCGATTTTACAGAAACTCATGATGATGAAGCCTTTGAGTATGTTAATACAGGAATAAAGAGGAGATACTGGAGCAGCAGTCTCCTCGGGGATCTTCTGGCTGTAGCAGCCCCTGTTGTACCAACTATTGTGTGGGCTTTGAGTACTCAGAGAGGGGGAACAGATCCTATTTACAATATTGGAGCATTGCTTCGTGGTTGctgcctggtggccctgcactCTTTACGCCGAACACCTTTCAATATCAAAACCTAA
- the SYBU gene encoding syntabulin isoform X2 produces MGPLRESSKEQRTQLEKEVSRSRIPRLVLRPQQKVSPASESPFSEEESREFNPPSSSAGSGRTVSSNSFCSDDTGCPSSQSVSPVKTPSDAGNSPITFCTGSDGDFARKKLSAGSMSEGNTQLARYKKETKTSLVKPGSEADFSSSSSTGSISAPEVHMSAAGSKRSSFSRNRGPYGRNNGSLSYKSGGSPPASHGKDVSSTLCKNHLSPANIHQSYRASSASSSNSGSYKGSDSSPVMRRSGRYNSCGDNHSIKPQNPEQYLTPLQQKEVAVRHLKTKLKESESKLKERETEIEELKAQLGRMREDWIEEECNRVEAELALKEARSEIKQLKQVIESMRNSLAEKDKKIQKYFTDINIQNKKLESLLQSMEMAQNHSVRDEQCLEYTSDSEGKLLSLCATLPDSPITEDQGLEEVADSDLLLSEDRANGTDSSGESLTTTTSELSDPAPFSAAVNKEMLEIILDGKLTYCQEEEKRNMTVEQAIQTDVVPYSLDVEQLIQNIFRAQDTCPLSPPSSLKELGEFSLGSFSDSGIIVDLTPSDPNSAILLSPMESPCRRVEHRVNENRFMKELDFTETHDDEAFEYVNTGIKRRYWSSSLLGDLLAVAAPVVPTIVWALSTQRGGTDPIYNIGALLRGCCLVALHSLRRTPFNIKT; encoded by the exons gagcagaggacgCAGCTGGAAAAGGAGGTATCCCGCAGCCGCATCCCCCGCTTGGTCCTGCGGCCGCAGCAGAAGGTATCTCCCGCTTCCGAATCGCCCTTTTCGGAAGAGGAAAGCCGGGAATTCAACCCGCCCAGTTCCTCCGCGGGCTCCGGCAGGACTGTCAGCAGCAACAGCTTCTGCTCAG ATGACACTGGCTGTCCTAGTAGCCAGTCAGTATCTCCAGTTAAGACTCCTTCTGATGCTGGAAACAGTCCAATCACTTTTTGCACTGGTAGTGATGGAGACTTTGCCAGGAAGAAACTCAGTGCAGGGTCAATGAGTGAAGGGAATACGCAGCTGGCTCGATACAAGAAGGAGACAAAGACAAGTCTTGTAAAGCCCG GCAGTGAAGCTGATTTTAGCTCTTCAAGCAGCACGGGCAGTATTTCAGCACCTGAAGTCCATATGTCAGCTGCTGGAAGCAAGAGATCTTCTTTTTCTCGCAA TCGTGGTCCTTATGGTCGAAATAATGGATCCTTATCCTACAAGTCTGGAGGCAGTCCACCTGCTTCACACGGAAAGGACGTTTCATCAACACTGTGCAAAAACCATCTGAGTCCTGCTAACATCCATCAGAGTTATAGGGCTTcttcagccagcagcagcaactCAGGCTCATACAAAGGAAGTGACAGCAGTCCAGTGATGAG gcgATCAGGGAGATATAATTCTTGTGGTGACAATCACAGCATTAAGCCACAAAATCCAGAGCAGTATTTGACTCCTCTGCAGCAGAAAGAAGTGGCAGTACGACATTTGAAAACCAAGCTGAAGGAATCTGAAAGCAAACTTAAAGAAAG GGAAACAGAAATAGAAGAGCTTAAAGCTCAGCTGGGACGGATGAGGGAAGACTGGATTGAAGAAGAGTGCAATCGtgtggaggcagagctggcCTTAAAGGAAGCAAGAAGTGAAATTAAACAACTCAAGCAGGTTATTGAAAGCATGAGAAATAGCTTGGctgagaaagacaaaaaaattcagaaatacttCACAGACATAAACATTCAAAACAAGAAACTGGAATCTTTGCTGCAGAGCATGGAGATGGCTCAGAACCACTCTGTGAGGGATGAGCAGTGCCTGGAGTACACGAGTGACTCAGAGGGGAAGCTGCTATCATTGTGTGCCACCCTGCCAGACAGCCCCATCACAGAGGACCAAGGTCTGGAGGAGGTGGCAGACAGTGATCTGCTTCTTAGTGAGGACAGAGCTAACGGGACTGACTCATCTGGAGAGAGTTTGACCACCACAACCTCTGAGTTGAGTGATCCAGCtcccttcagtgctgctgtAAATAAAGAGATGCTTGAAATCATTCTGGATGGAAAACTAACTTATTgccaggaggaagaaaaaagaaatatgacaGTGGAACAGGCCATCCAGACTGATGTGGTGCCATATAGCTTAGATGTGGAGCAGCTTATTCAAAATATCTTCAGAGCTCAAGACACCTGTCCTCTAAGCCCACCTTCTTCACTGAAGGAATTGGGTGAATTTTCTCTTGGAAGCTTCAGTGATTCTGGTATCATAGTGGACTTAACTCCAAGTGATCCCAATTCTGCCATCCTTTTGTCTCCTATGGAGTCTCCATGCAGGAGGGTGGAGCACAGAGTTAATGAAAACCGTTTCATGAAAGAACTCGATTTTACAGAAACTCATGATGATGAAGCCTTTGAGTATGTTAATACAGGAATAAAGAGGAGATACTGGAGCAGCAGTCTCCTCGGGGATCTTCTGGCTGTAGCAGCCCCTGTTGTACCAACTATTGTGTGGGCTTTGAGTACTCAGAGAGGGGGAACAGATCCTATTTACAATATTGGAGCATTGCTTCGTGGTTGctgcctggtggccctgcactCTTTACGCCGAACACCTTTCAATATCAAAACCTAA
- the SYBU gene encoding syntabulin isoform X3 has protein sequence MSEGNTQLARYKKETKTSLVKPGSEADFSSSSSTGSISAPEVHMSAAGSKRSSFSRNRGPYGRNNGSLSYKSGGSPPASHGKDVSSTLCKNHLSPANIHQSYRASSASSSNSGSYKGSDSSPVMRRSGRYNSCGDNHSIKPQNPEQYLTPLQQKEVAVRHLKTKLKESESKLKERETEIEELKAQLGRMREDWIEEECNRVEAELALKEARSEIKQLKQVIESMRNSLAEKDKKIQKYFTDINIQNKKLESLLQSMEMAQNHSVRDEQCLEYTSDSEGKLLSLCATLPDSPITEDQGLEEVADSDLLLSEDRANGTDSSGESLTTTTSELSDPAPFSAAVNKEMLEIILDGKLTYCQEEEKRNMTVEQAIQTDVVPYSLDVEQLIQNIFRAQDTCPLSPPSSLKELGEFSLGSFSDSGIIVDLTPSDPNSAILLSPMESPCRRVEHRVNENRFMKELDFTETHDDEAFEYVNTGIKRRYWSSSLLGDLLAVAAPVVPTIVWALSTQRGGTDPIYNIGALLRGCCLVALHSLRRTPFNIKT, from the exons ATGAGTGAAGGGAATACGCAGCTGGCTCGATACAAGAAGGAGACAAAGACAAGTCTTGTAAAGCCCG GCAGTGAAGCTGATTTTAGCTCTTCAAGCAGCACGGGCAGTATTTCAGCACCTGAAGTCCATATGTCAGCTGCTGGAAGCAAGAGATCTTCTTTTTCTCGCAA TCGTGGTCCTTATGGTCGAAATAATGGATCCTTATCCTACAAGTCTGGAGGCAGTCCACCTGCTTCACACGGAAAGGACGTTTCATCAACACTGTGCAAAAACCATCTGAGTCCTGCTAACATCCATCAGAGTTATAGGGCTTcttcagccagcagcagcaactCAGGCTCATACAAAGGAAGTGACAGCAGTCCAGTGATGAG gcgATCAGGGAGATATAATTCTTGTGGTGACAATCACAGCATTAAGCCACAAAATCCAGAGCAGTATTTGACTCCTCTGCAGCAGAAAGAAGTGGCAGTACGACATTTGAAAACCAAGCTGAAGGAATCTGAAAGCAAACTTAAAGAAAG GGAAACAGAAATAGAAGAGCTTAAAGCTCAGCTGGGACGGATGAGGGAAGACTGGATTGAAGAAGAGTGCAATCGtgtggaggcagagctggcCTTAAAGGAAGCAAGAAGTGAAATTAAACAACTCAAGCAGGTTATTGAAAGCATGAGAAATAGCTTGGctgagaaagacaaaaaaattcagaaatacttCACAGACATAAACATTCAAAACAAGAAACTGGAATCTTTGCTGCAGAGCATGGAGATGGCTCAGAACCACTCTGTGAGGGATGAGCAGTGCCTGGAGTACACGAGTGACTCAGAGGGGAAGCTGCTATCATTGTGTGCCACCCTGCCAGACAGCCCCATCACAGAGGACCAAGGTCTGGAGGAGGTGGCAGACAGTGATCTGCTTCTTAGTGAGGACAGAGCTAACGGGACTGACTCATCTGGAGAGAGTTTGACCACCACAACCTCTGAGTTGAGTGATCCAGCtcccttcagtgctgctgtAAATAAAGAGATGCTTGAAATCATTCTGGATGGAAAACTAACTTATTgccaggaggaagaaaaaagaaatatgacaGTGGAACAGGCCATCCAGACTGATGTGGTGCCATATAGCTTAGATGTGGAGCAGCTTATTCAAAATATCTTCAGAGCTCAAGACACCTGTCCTCTAAGCCCACCTTCTTCACTGAAGGAATTGGGTGAATTTTCTCTTGGAAGCTTCAGTGATTCTGGTATCATAGTGGACTTAACTCCAAGTGATCCCAATTCTGCCATCCTTTTGTCTCCTATGGAGTCTCCATGCAGGAGGGTGGAGCACAGAGTTAATGAAAACCGTTTCATGAAAGAACTCGATTTTACAGAAACTCATGATGATGAAGCCTTTGAGTATGTTAATACAGGAATAAAGAGGAGATACTGGAGCAGCAGTCTCCTCGGGGATCTTCTGGCTGTAGCAGCCCCTGTTGTACCAACTATTGTGTGGGCTTTGAGTACTCAGAGAGGGGGAACAGATCCTATTTACAATATTGGAGCATTGCTTCGTGGTTGctgcctggtggccctgcactCTTTACGCCGAACACCTTTCAATATCAAAACCTAA